A section of the Candidatus Limnocylindrales bacterium genome encodes:
- a CDS encoding Z1 domain-containing protein encodes MSFDIARFRNCVQQSRQYERQLKRLTDSGKDVSCIEVAARKAIENLRQKRGNSFVIYGEPQSGKTEMMICLTGLLIDEGFGFILHLLNDSVDLLDQNLGRFKESGLAPAPRNYSEILDPAVQIESSQYVVFCKKNANDLRKLSEKLDKLGSVVVIDDEADYASPNSKINQGAQTKINELISAILGTSGIYIGVTATPARLDLNNTFSNDSEIWVHFPAHPDYTGQDVFFPLEDEPRYRRTLLPDSGADPKYARNALFSFLVNVAFLNKYANAHEKNYSILVHTSGKKVDHKTDWGTMHEALNALLDHDCEKFAPYTKNIWELAAERYPDADPDRITHYILDNVSRHSLIVLNSERDWTRNASAAINPTSLFTIIIGGNIVSRGVTLNNLLSMFFTRDVKHKIQQDTYIQRARMFGSRGGYLRYFELTMPIALYWDWHRCFVFHRLALEAIRAGQGSLVWLSDNRIAAAASSSIDRSTVDLNRGEMSFPLFALSKNLRHELDEIAEDDTISGSGKLAQFVNLIGDAAFPEYVRRFIVRMDSSGDDSIAVHRCSSIAGYPDTEKSKIRRKKGFFGKSQMQPDKFPRAVHHVRVFFNEAEQARVFYKFAGSIQFIKNNA; translated from the coding sequence GTGAGTTTTGATATCGCGCGTTTCCGAAACTGTGTTCAACAGTCGCGCCAGTACGAGCGTCAACTGAAGCGTCTTACTGATAGCGGAAAGGATGTGAGCTGCATTGAAGTTGCCGCACGAAAAGCCATCGAAAATCTAAGACAGAAGCGCGGAAATTCGTTTGTCATTTATGGCGAACCCCAGAGCGGTAAGACCGAGATGATGATATGCCTTACCGGTTTGCTGATCGACGAGGGGTTCGGCTTTATCCTTCATCTCCTGAACGACAGCGTCGATCTACTCGACCAGAATTTGGGGCGCTTCAAGGAGTCGGGACTCGCACCAGCACCGCGTAACTATTCTGAGATCCTCGACCCTGCCGTGCAGATCGAGAGTTCACAGTACGTCGTCTTCTGTAAGAAGAATGCGAATGATCTACGGAAACTTTCAGAAAAGCTCGATAAATTAGGATCGGTCGTCGTAATCGACGACGAGGCTGACTACGCGTCGCCAAATTCGAAAATCAATCAAGGCGCGCAAACGAAAATCAATGAGTTAATTTCCGCCATATTAGGAACGTCGGGCATCTATATCGGTGTTACCGCCACTCCAGCACGCCTAGATCTTAACAATACTTTCAGCAACGACAGCGAGATCTGGGTGCATTTCCCCGCACACCCGGACTACACGGGCCAAGACGTATTTTTCCCATTGGAAGATGAGCCGCGCTATCGACGGACGTTGCTGCCGGATTCAGGCGCAGACCCTAAATACGCAAGAAACGCCCTGTTCAGCTTCCTAGTAAATGTTGCGTTCCTGAATAAGTACGCGAACGCGCACGAAAAGAACTACTCCATCCTTGTACATACAAGTGGAAAGAAGGTGGACCACAAAACCGATTGGGGAACTATGCATGAAGCGTTGAATGCGCTTCTAGACCATGACTGCGAAAAATTCGCGCCGTATACTAAAAATATTTGGGAACTTGCCGCGGAACGATATCCGGATGCCGACCCTGACCGGATCACACACTACATTTTGGACAATGTTTCCAGGCACTCACTCATCGTTCTGAATAGCGAGCGCGACTGGACCCGAAACGCTTCCGCAGCGATAAACCCGACCAGCCTGTTCACCATCATCATCGGGGGGAATATCGTCTCGCGCGGTGTAACCCTCAACAATCTTCTCTCAATGTTCTTCACGCGCGACGTAAAGCACAAGATTCAACAAGATACTTACATTCAAAGAGCCCGAATGTTTGGGAGCAGGGGTGGGTATCTCCGATATTTCGAACTCACCATGCCGATCGCACTTTACTGGGACTGGCACCGTTGCTTTGTGTTCCACCGACTAGCGCTTGAAGCGATCCGAGCAGGTCAAGGTTCGCTCGTCTGGCTCAGCGACAACCGCATAGCTGCAGCAGCTTCGTCAAGCATTGATCGATCCACCGTTGATCTGAACCGCGGCGAAATGTCCTTTCCGCTATTCGCTCTCTCTAAGAACCTTCGCCACGAACTCGACGAGATTGCCGAAGATGACACCATTTCCGGCAGCGGAAAACTCGCGCAATTTGTGAATCTGATCGGCGATGCTGCCTTTCCAGAGTACGTACGTCGATTTATTGTCCGAATGGACTCGAGTGGAGACGACTCGATTGCGGTCCACCGATGTTCGTCGATAGCTGGGTACCCCGACACAGAAAAAAGCAAAATACGGCGCAAGAAAGGGTTCTTCGGGAAATCACAGATGCAACCCGACAAATTTCCACGAGCGGTACATCACGTTCGAGTGTTCTTTAATGAAGCCGAACAAGCTCGAGTCTTCTATAAATTTGCCGGCTCTATTCAGTTCATCAAGAATAACGCATGA
- a CDS encoding NAD(P)/FAD-dependent oxidoreductase, with the protein MSRTFDVIVCGAGHNGLVAASLLARRGLSVLVVEEKSEVGGACKTERPFARAPELRTSTGAYLLGLMPPELIATLGIELPLRRRDPHYFLPTTTNRYLLFGSDRAAMREQFLSFFSQADWRANEALETEIASLREDVAPTWLAEPLSIEATADRYVRPALRETFVDLCRGSVGAYLDRFGFRSDLVKAMYAVTDGLSGLNGSWDSPGSGMNFLVHNLCRLPGADGTWMIVEGGMGTVTQRLADAARRAGATIECGTKVERILHSHGIAEGVLTESADDIRARVVVVNADPFRMQQMIGRSSLTPDYNTMVDGLRKPGSTLKVNLALRGLPRFRCLAEDRGQYGPTIHLLPDEDGVLATLAHGFSEVQAGRLASFPAIEWYIHTTVDPSLRDADGNHNSALFVQSVPYELSDSTWEIEEERYTRHLLSLCDRFAPGTSDLVVDTFVLHPKKIESHFGITGGHIHHVDNGFGFADRLPYATPIAGVYSCSAGTHPAGSVIGAAGHNSAQRVLADLGLR; encoded by the coding sequence ATGAGTCGCACGTTCGATGTCATCGTGTGCGGCGCCGGCCACAACGGCCTGGTGGCCGCGAGCCTGCTCGCGCGCCGCGGCCTTTCCGTGCTCGTCGTCGAGGAGAAGAGCGAGGTCGGGGGCGCATGCAAAACCGAGCGCCCGTTTGCCAGGGCGCCCGAGCTTCGCACGTCGACCGGCGCGTATCTTCTCGGCCTGATGCCGCCCGAGCTGATCGCCACTCTGGGAATCGAGCTGCCGCTCAGGCGGCGCGACCCGCACTACTTTCTTCCGACGACGACGAACCGGTACCTGCTTTTCGGCTCCGATCGCGCGGCGATGCGCGAGCAATTCCTGTCGTTCTTCTCGCAGGCCGACTGGCGCGCGAACGAGGCGCTCGAAACAGAGATCGCAAGCCTGCGCGAAGACGTCGCTCCGACGTGGCTCGCCGAGCCGCTTTCGATCGAAGCGACGGCCGACCGCTATGTTCGTCCGGCGCTGCGCGAAACATTCGTCGATCTGTGCCGCGGCTCGGTCGGCGCGTATCTCGACCGCTTCGGCTTTCGCAGCGACCTCGTCAAGGCGATGTACGCGGTGACCGACGGGCTCTCCGGTCTCAATGGAAGCTGGGATTCGCCCGGAAGCGGAATGAATTTCCTCGTTCACAACCTGTGCCGCCTTCCCGGCGCGGACGGCACGTGGATGATCGTCGAAGGCGGGATGGGGACCGTCACGCAGCGCCTGGCCGACGCCGCCCGCCGCGCCGGCGCGACCATCGAGTGCGGCACGAAAGTCGAGCGCATCCTCCACTCGCATGGAATCGCCGAGGGCGTGCTGACCGAAAGCGCGGACGACATCCGCGCTCGTGTCGTTGTCGTCAACGCAGATCCGTTCCGGATGCAGCAGATGATCGGGCGCAGCAGTCTCACTCCGGACTACAACACGATGGTCGACGGGCTGCGCAAGCCCGGCTCGACGCTGAAGGTCAATCTCGCGCTGCGCGGCCTTCCGCGCTTTCGCTGCCTCGCCGAAGATCGCGGGCAGTACGGACCGACGATCCATCTTCTTCCGGACGAGGACGGCGTGCTCGCGACGCTCGCGCACGGATTCTCGGAAGTTCAGGCGGGAAGGCTCGCATCATTCCCAGCCATCGAATGGTACATCCACACCACCGTCGATCCGTCGCTTCGCGACGCCGACGGCAACCACAACTCGGCGCTGTTCGTGCAGTCGGTCCCGTACGAGCTGAGCGATTCCACGTGGGAGATCGAGGAGGAGCGCTACACGCGCCACCTGCTGTCTTTGTGCGACCGCTTCGCGCCGGGCACGTCCGACCTCGTCGTCGATACGTTCGTGCTGCACCCGAAGAAGATCGAGAGCCACTTCGGAATCACCGGCGGCCACATCCATCACGTCGACAACGGCTTCGGGTTTGCCGACCGGCTTCCGTACGCGACGCCGATTGCCGGCGTGTATTCCTGCAGCGCAGGGACGCACCCGGCCGGCTCGGTAATTGGCGCGGCCGGGCACAATTCGGCGCAACGAGTGCTGGCGGATCTGGGGCTGCGCTGA
- a CDS encoding NUDIX domain-containing protein, producing the protein MKKRSSAGCLLFRRTNTSLEVLLAHMGGPYWARKDDGSWSIPKGEYDDDSEDPFEVALREFEEELGSPVPAEHYLELGSARQPSGKIVTIWAAEGDFDPATAVSNTFTMEWPKGSGNERTFPEIDRVAWFDVAAARTKLLRGQVVFLDRLVEKLESSPECSPAAV; encoded by the coding sequence ATGAAGAAACGCTCGAGCGCCGGCTGCCTCCTGTTTCGCCGCACGAATACGTCACTCGAAGTTCTGCTCGCCCATATGGGCGGACCGTACTGGGCGCGCAAAGACGACGGCAGCTGGTCGATCCCGAAAGGCGAATACGACGACGACAGCGAGGACCCGTTCGAAGTAGCGCTCCGCGAATTTGAGGAAGAGCTCGGCTCACCGGTTCCTGCCGAGCACTATCTGGAGCTCGGATCCGCGCGCCAGCCGAGCGGCAAGATCGTGACGATCTGGGCAGCCGAAGGCGACTTCGATCCGGCAACGGCCGTCAGCAATACGTTTACGATGGAATGGCCGAAAGGTTCCGGGAACGAGCGCACGTTCCCGGAGATCGACCGCGTCGCGTGGTTCGACGTCGCGGCCGCGCGCACCAAGCTGCTGAGAGGCCAGGTCGTCTTTCTCGACCGGCTCGTCGAAAAGCTGGAGAGCTCGCCGGAGTGTTCGCCAGCAGCAGTCTGA
- a CDS encoding radical SAM protein has product MRLLLISPTHYDRSGALLKTTRYWTSGTTLPYLKAITPPGWDVTMVDELFADVPGLPNGTAQPDVRFDVVGITAMGPQIKRAYDLADRFRELGSKVVLGGTWVTLAPEESLRHADAIVAGEAELVWASLLEDLAAGRSRGVYKSEGWFDLAKMPVIDHRELPLLKWDAFRSSWLYRMYFHWPITFSRGCPHPCEYCAVQTFYKRSFRTRPVEQVIDEIKRIKSLGADRLLFLDDNPVAHPEKAKELFRAMIPLKMKWASQSTINIARDDELLDLAARSGCVSLSIGLESLDESSLASVSKSFNKPSRFVGDLAKIRRAGIQVIALLMIGLDGDTTATFGRSLDFLVRNRISFLKLFTPCPYPGTKYYDDMLAEGRILESDWGRYDYGSAIVRPTHMTSEEMLEGFQSVYREFYSVPSILRRLVPPKGRRSLETAAYLVANLKVNRYLQSHPDAWGTIS; this is encoded by the coding sequence ATGCGACTTCTTCTCATTTCTCCGACGCATTACGACCGCAGCGGCGCGCTCCTCAAGACGACACGCTACTGGACCAGCGGCACGACGCTTCCGTACCTGAAGGCCATCACGCCGCCCGGGTGGGACGTGACGATGGTCGACGAGCTGTTTGCCGATGTGCCCGGACTGCCGAACGGGACTGCGCAGCCGGATGTGCGATTCGACGTCGTCGGCATCACGGCGATGGGCCCGCAGATCAAGCGTGCGTACGATCTCGCCGACCGCTTCCGCGAGCTCGGCTCCAAGGTCGTGCTCGGCGGCACGTGGGTCACGCTCGCACCGGAGGAATCTCTGCGCCATGCCGACGCGATCGTCGCGGGCGAAGCCGAGCTGGTCTGGGCGTCGTTGCTCGAGGATCTCGCGGCGGGCCGCAGCCGCGGCGTCTACAAGTCCGAAGGCTGGTTCGATCTCGCGAAGATGCCGGTCATCGACCACCGCGAGCTGCCGCTACTCAAATGGGACGCGTTCCGTTCCAGCTGGCTCTATCGGATGTACTTTCACTGGCCGATCACGTTCTCGCGGGGCTGTCCGCACCCGTGCGAATACTGCGCCGTGCAGACGTTCTACAAGCGCAGCTTCCGCACGCGGCCGGTCGAGCAGGTGATCGACGAAATCAAGCGCATCAAGTCGCTCGGCGCCGACCGCCTGCTGTTTCTCGACGACAATCCCGTCGCGCATCCCGAAAAAGCCAAGGAGCTTTTCCGCGCGATGATCCCGCTCAAGATGAAATGGGCGAGCCAGTCGACGATCAACATCGCGCGCGACGACGAGCTGCTCGACCTTGCCGCGCGCAGCGGCTGCGTGAGCCTGTCGATCGGCCTCGAGAGCCTCGACGAGTCGAGCCTCGCGAGCGTCTCGAAGAGCTTTAACAAGCCGTCGCGTTTCGTCGGCGACCTCGCCAAGATCCGCCGCGCGGGCATCCAGGTGATCGCGCTACTGATGATCGGCCTCGACGGCGACACCACGGCGACGTTCGGCCGCTCGCTCGATTTCCTCGTGCGCAACCGCATCTCGTTCCTCAAGCTTTTCACGCCGTGCCCATATCCGGGAACGAAGTACTACGACGACATGCTTGCCGAAGGCCGCATCCTCGAGTCGGACTGGGGACGCTACGACTACGGCAGCGCGATCGTGCGCCCGACGCACATGACGTCGGAGGAAATGCTGGAAGGCTTCCAGAGCGTCTACCGCGAGTTCTATTCGGTGCCGTCGATCCTGCGGCGCCTGGTGCCGCCGAAAGGTCGCCGCTCGCTCGAGACCGCGGCGTACCTCGTCGCCAATCTCAAGGTGAACCGGTACCTGCAGTCGCATCCGGATGCGTGGGGGACGATTTCGTAG
- a CDS encoding lysophospholipid acyltransferase family protein, whose translation MSSAAPPAALDAASQSQVAVSRLRVFTNRLIFRTMLFTMGSAAVLLHLVGRNEQRTWRFAKARARTLARVLGVTVHVRGLEHLDGKPCVFVSNHRSHFDIAAILGFVPGINRFTAKKELFREPVLGLVMRTMGMIPVDREHPEKAIERLRRLQHDGHSLVFFPEGTRSRDGMLAPFKKGAFVTAIELGLPVVPIACRGSERIMPAGGYLAILPGEMELEILEPIATADLSYEQRGELANRVRARIAEALG comes from the coding sequence ATGTCGAGCGCCGCTCCGCCGGCCGCACTGGATGCGGCGTCGCAATCGCAGGTCGCAGTCTCTCGGCTGCGCGTTTTCACCAACCGGCTCATCTTCCGCACGATGCTGTTTACGATGGGGTCAGCAGCCGTGCTGCTTCATCTGGTCGGCCGCAACGAACAGCGCACGTGGCGATTTGCGAAAGCCCGGGCCCGCACGCTTGCGCGCGTGCTCGGAGTCACGGTCCACGTGCGCGGTCTGGAGCATCTGGACGGCAAGCCGTGCGTGTTCGTCTCGAACCACCGCAGCCACTTCGATATCGCAGCCATTCTCGGGTTCGTCCCGGGCATCAACCGTTTCACGGCCAAGAAGGAGCTTTTCCGCGAGCCGGTTCTCGGGCTGGTGATGCGTACGATGGGAATGATTCCGGTCGACCGCGAGCATCCGGAAAAGGCCATCGAACGTCTGCGCCGGCTGCAGCACGACGGGCACTCGCTGGTGTTCTTTCCCGAAGGCACGCGCAGCCGCGACGGCATGCTCGCGCCGTTCAAGAAGGGCGCATTCGTCACGGCGATCGAGCTCGGGCTGCCGGTGGTGCCGATCGCGTGCCGCGGCAGCGAGCGGATCATGCCGGCAGGCGGCTATCTTGCGATTCTTCCCGGCGAGATGGAGCTCGAGATCCTCGAGCCGATCGCGACGGCCGATCTCAGCTACGAACAGCGGGGCGAGCTCGCGAATCGGGTTCGGGCGCGGATTGCGGAAGCCCTCGGGTAG